From Caldisericia bacterium, one genomic window encodes:
- a CDS encoding ABC transporter ATP-binding protein: MVLLKVENLKKSFGKKEVLRGVNFEIEEGEVYGLLGPNGAGKSTTLKIITGIIPSDSGKIIVDGEEIGENDIDYKRKIGFLPEQPYIYPYLTGMEFLIFVKRVFGRGDIEKWVFYFEMEDYMDTLIKDYSHGLKQRLILVSIFMRSPKIYLFDEPTVGLDPLTIKKLREAIRGETKMGKCFLLSTHLLSNVEEVADRVGIINKGRIVMEESVSFIRDRMKKKLEDIYFEVTRNGPSDIPLHKDKEE; encoded by the coding sequence ATGGTGCTTCTTAAAGTAGAGAACCTCAAAAAATCCTTTGGAAAAAAGGAAGTCTTAAGGGGAGTAAATTTTGAAATTGAGGAGGGGGAGGTGTATGGACTTCTTGGACCAAACGGTGCTGGAAAAAGCACAACCTTAAAGATAATAACAGGAATAATTCCTTCTGATTCTGGAAAAATCATTGTGGATGGAGAGGAAATAGGAGAGAATGATATAGATTATAAGCGAAAGATTGGCTTCCTTCCAGAACAGCCATACATCTATCCTTATCTTACAGGGATGGAGTTTCTAATATTTGTGAAAAGAGTCTTTGGTAGAGGAGACATTGAAAAATGGGTCTTTTACTTTGAGATGGAAGATTATATGGATACTCTTATAAAGGATTATTCACATGGATTGAAGCAGAGATTAATACTTGTCTCAATTTTCATGCGTTCTCCAAAAATTTACCTCTTTGATGAACCCACTGTTGGATTGGATCCTTTAACCATAAAGAAACTGAGGGAAGCTATAAGAGGGGAAACGAAAATGGGAAAGTGTTTCCTGCTTTCAACGCATCTACTCTCCAATGTGGAGGAGGTGGCAGATAGAGTGGGAATAATAAATAAGGGAAGGATTGTTATGGAGGAGAGTGTTTCATTTATAAGGGATAGGATGAAGAAAAAACTTGAAGATATATACTTTGAGGTTACAAGGAATGGACCCTCTGATATTCCTTTACACAAAGATAAAGAGGAATGA